A genome region from Marinobacter panjinensis includes the following:
- a CDS encoding TonB-dependent receptor domain-containing protein, producing MVIRHLARCIGLSLAGCAITPLVQAETESADQLLIRVTEGRSAEMARLNQAAVSPEPVQRLSGGPSVSLSRMGGRGLDPVVRGQGQERVDVLLDGIRVEGACPNRMDPPTSRLSAALAPLLEVRTSNQTLRWGPITGGQVIATTAEPSFNGAATTGHLTVGGSDNGNAKLINGSAAVGNKSAWLRLAGGYDEADDYEDGDGNEVRTAYKNAEARVDAAWKADNGFYIKGLVSRQEERDVKYAGSGMDAPKTDTDILRLELGAPVGNGDWNLLAWQADVDHIMDNFSLREATMKMLTASETETRGLRLTLDQSPDARTDWAIGADVETNNWHAERFGGASLDSLTSVLWPDVDRDRFGVFAERFYRVTPALKLGGGVRYDRVEMSAAASGKVFGSGMMAMSAADAYQSIYGTTSTDVADDNVSGFISSDWRLSPIQSMVVTASHSVRSPGVTERYIASWNNMDPSRRWVGNPALDTEKHHKLELALPGRSNGWHWRPAVWVDQVDDFVLRTRNQDQVSVYRNIDARLLGVEAQLGWSNGTWSTNSSLASVRGENRDDNKSLPQIPPVQFLQTLGWQRMGHAIEAEWVLARRQDRIDPQSGQDAGTSPGYGVFNLSGSHPLVDDLSVSWAVDNLFDNTWAPHVSRANTDPFNPEAVRVNEPGRTLRVALTARW from the coding sequence ATGGTAATCAGACACCTGGCTCGTTGTATCGGCCTGAGCCTGGCCGGTTGTGCCATCACCCCGTTGGTTCAGGCAGAAACCGAATCAGCGGACCAGCTGTTGATCCGGGTTACTGAGGGCCGTTCGGCGGAAATGGCCCGGTTGAACCAGGCGGCGGTGTCGCCCGAGCCTGTGCAGCGCCTCTCCGGTGGCCCTTCGGTGTCTCTCTCCCGCATGGGTGGCCGGGGCCTGGATCCGGTGGTCCGAGGCCAGGGCCAGGAGCGTGTGGATGTGCTTCTGGATGGCATACGGGTGGAAGGGGCCTGCCCCAATCGCATGGACCCGCCAACCAGTCGCCTGAGTGCAGCGCTGGCACCGTTACTGGAGGTCCGTACCAGCAATCAGACCCTGCGCTGGGGGCCCATTACTGGAGGGCAGGTGATCGCAACCACCGCCGAACCATCTTTCAATGGCGCTGCTACAACGGGCCACCTGACTGTGGGCGGCTCAGACAACGGCAATGCCAAACTGATCAACGGCAGCGCCGCTGTTGGCAACAAGAGTGCCTGGCTAAGGCTGGCGGGCGGTTACGACGAGGCTGACGATTACGAGGATGGTGACGGCAATGAGGTTCGCACTGCTTACAAAAACGCTGAAGCTAGGGTTGATGCGGCGTGGAAAGCGGACAACGGTTTCTATATCAAGGGGCTGGTGAGTCGTCAGGAGGAGCGGGACGTGAAATACGCCGGTTCCGGCATGGACGCGCCTAAAACGGATACAGACATCCTGCGCCTGGAACTGGGCGCACCGGTGGGCAACGGGGACTGGAACCTGCTCGCCTGGCAGGCGGATGTGGATCACATCATGGACAACTTCAGTCTCCGTGAAGCCACCATGAAAATGCTCACTGCTTCCGAGACTGAAACCCGAGGCCTGCGGCTGACCCTGGACCAGAGCCCCGATGCCAGAACCGACTGGGCCATTGGTGCCGATGTTGAAACCAACAACTGGCACGCGGAGCGCTTCGGCGGCGCCAGTCTTGATAGCCTTACCTCGGTTCTCTGGCCCGATGTGGACCGGGACCGCTTCGGAGTCTTTGCCGAAAGGTTTTACCGCGTAACACCGGCGCTCAAGCTCGGCGGGGGTGTCCGTTATGATCGTGTCGAAATGTCCGCTGCTGCCTCTGGCAAAGTTTTCGGCAGCGGCATGATGGCCATGTCAGCGGCGGATGCCTACCAGAGTATCTACGGCACCACCAGCACCGACGTTGCCGATGATAATGTCAGTGGTTTTATCAGCAGTGACTGGCGCCTCTCACCCATCCAGTCGATGGTGGTTACGGCGAGCCACAGTGTCCGGAGCCCGGGGGTGACCGAGCGTTATATTGCCAGTTGGAACAACATGGACCCTTCCCGGCGTTGGGTTGGCAATCCCGCTCTGGATACCGAGAAGCACCACAAACTTGAACTGGCTTTGCCGGGCCGGAGCAACGGCTGGCACTGGCGCCCTGCGGTGTGGGTGGATCAGGTCGATGATTTTGTCCTTCGCACCCGCAACCAGGATCAGGTCAGCGTTTACCGCAACATCGATGCCCGCCTGCTGGGTGTGGAAGCGCAGCTGGGCTGGAGCAATGGCACCTGGAGCACCAATAGCAGCCTGGCGTCCGTCCGCGGCGAAAACCGGGATGACAACAAGTCTCTGCCACAGATTCCGCCGGTACAGTTCCTCCAGACCCTCGGCTGGCAGCGCATGGGCCATGCCATTGAGGCGGAGTGGGTGCTGGCCCGCCGCCAGGACCGCATCGACCCCCAGTCCGGCCAGGATGCCGGCACCTCACCCGGCTACGGCGTTTTCAACCTCTCCGGCAGCCACCCGCTGGTGGACGACCTCAGCGTTAGCTGGGCCGTCGATAACCTGTTCGATAACACCTGGGCGCCCCATGTCAGCCGGGCCAATACCGATCCATTCAACCCGGAAGCCGTAAGGGTGAATGAGCCCGGGAGAACCCTTCGTGTCGCACTGACGGCCAGGTGGTAA
- a CDS encoding efflux RND transporter periplasmic adaptor subunit — MCHLGRLFTTLLLMVPALAAAQPAFEAVERLTFHETIHLDGVIEAVQQSTVSAQTSGTVQSLPFDVDDSVAAGDVIVQLEDSEQRSRLRQAQAGLEEAEAALADARQQFERIEAVHERGLVSRQEFDQARNNLAAARARVERASAAVSEAQEQLSYTRVVAPYGGILTERHVELGESVNPGQPLLSGLSLEQLRVVVELPQKYTELARTERQAMVTLTDGRVLETGEMTFYPYANPQTHTFRLRMRLNEPNGSLFPGMLVKVGVPVASREALWVPASSLIHRSELRAVFVLDDQDRPRLRQVRTGVRDNGRLEILAGLSEGERVVTNPSELVGSERLNLVTEPDAEANP; from the coding sequence ATGTGTCATCTCGGTCGCCTTTTTACCACTCTGCTGCTCATGGTGCCTGCACTGGCAGCTGCGCAACCTGCCTTTGAGGCCGTCGAGCGCCTTACTTTTCATGAAACCATTCACCTGGACGGCGTTATCGAAGCTGTCCAGCAGAGCACCGTCTCTGCCCAGACCAGTGGCACAGTCCAGAGCCTGCCTTTTGATGTCGATGACTCGGTTGCCGCCGGGGATGTGATCGTCCAGCTGGAGGACAGCGAGCAGCGTTCCCGCTTGCGCCAGGCCCAGGCCGGGCTGGAAGAGGCGGAAGCGGCGCTCGCGGATGCGCGGCAACAATTCGAGCGCATTGAAGCCGTCCATGAAAGGGGACTGGTGTCCCGCCAGGAATTTGATCAGGCCCGCAACAATCTGGCCGCCGCCCGGGCCAGGGTGGAGCGTGCCAGCGCCGCGGTTTCCGAAGCACAGGAGCAGCTGTCCTATACCCGTGTGGTGGCGCCCTATGGCGGCATCCTCACCGAGCGCCATGTGGAGCTGGGCGAGTCCGTAAACCCTGGTCAACCGCTGCTCAGCGGGCTGTCCCTGGAACAGCTCCGGGTCGTGGTTGAGCTGCCACAGAAGTATACGGAACTGGCACGCACCGAGCGCCAGGCCATGGTTACCCTTACCGACGGTCGGGTGTTGGAAACCGGCGAAATGACGTTCTACCCCTACGCCAATCCGCAAACCCATACGTTTCGGCTGCGAATGCGTTTGAACGAACCCAATGGCTCCCTGTTTCCCGGCATGCTGGTGAAAGTCGGCGTGCCGGTTGCGAGCCGTGAGGCGCTATGGGTGCCGGCCAGCAGCCTGATCCATCGCAGCGAACTCAGGGCGGTGTTTGTGCTGGATGACCAGGACCGACCGCGGCTGCGTCAGGTGCGTACCGGGGTAAGGGACAACGGCCGGCTTGAGATTCTGGCAGGGCTCAGTGAGGGCGAGCGGGTGGTTACCAACCCGTCGGAGCTGGTTGGCAGTGAACGACTGAATCTTGTCACCGAGCCGGACGCGGAGGCGAACCCGTGA